AACTAAACCGACGCAAAAAAGAAAAACCAAAGCAACCGCGGTCAGATTAAACGCTCCCGCTTGCTGACGGTTTGCTTTACCCAAAACGGAAAAAGCATAGGCGCTAAAATGGTTCTCCGACATCAGGTAAAAAGCAGCTGCCACCGCAAGCATCTGAAGGACGGTAACCATACCAGCTAAAAGATGAAACTGTTTCTCGATCCATTTCTTTGGCAAAATGTTATTCAAAATGATCGCGGCAAGCGGAACATAAATAAAGCTATCCGCGATATAATCCAGATAATTCATAATACCCTCCCCATAGCCAAATCAGTCAGGCGGATTGCCAGCGATTTCATGATGGCAGCGTGATTAAGAACAACAGTGTAATCAAAGCAAGCCCAACAATTGCCAAAGCCAGATAACGGGGCAGGCTGCCATTGTCGAAACGATGGAGAGCCGTTCCGACTGCCGTAACCAAACCGGGAACCCCAATATCATATACCCAACTCACACCGTATTCTATTTTGAGACAAACAAAGGAAAACCCGCCGGTGATTGCCAGCAGCCAACGATACGGATCGAAAATTCCCTTTTCCGCCCAGTAGTAGATTTGTTTCAATCCTGCCGCATTATGGATATGATCGGCCGCGGTCAAGGCGCTGCCCGTCCGCTTCGCTCCGTAGATATGGTCCGCTGTTGCCAGGCATAAGACAGCCACTGAGATCGCAACCAGCACAGCGGAATGAGGCCAGCCGGAAAAAGATTCCTCATAACCTAAGACAGGTCCTAACAGACGGTCGAGCGGCAGAGAATTTCCCAAGCCGAAGAGCAGACAAAGGGCAGCCAGAATAACGATTGGAATTAACATACCCAGCTTCGTTTCTTTGATATCCTTTTTGCCTTTTGGCAGCTGCAGCTTGCCAAAGAATAAAGAGCGTCCGATCTTCAAAAAAGACAGAGCCGTCATCAAAGCACCCAACAGTGCTCCCAGGTAGAAAACAGGATGGATCTCCAAAGCCGCATCAAAAATCAATTCTTTCGAGAAGAAACCATTAAATCCGGGAAATCCCGCTATGGAGAAGGCAAAAATCAAAAAGCAAAGTGCGGTAATCGGCATTTTTTTGCGTAATCCGCTCAACTGATGTAAATCAATCGTGCCGGCATTCCGTTCAATACTGCCTGAAATCATAAACAAGCCGGTTTTATAGAGCGCGTTATTGACCAAATGGAATAAACCGCCAATGATACCAACCGGCAGACCCGATCCAATCCCCAAAACCATATAACCGAGCTGGCTGATGGCGTGATAGGATAAGAGACGTTTCATATCTTTCTGAATCAAGGCCATGGCGACGGCGAAAACAATTGTGGCAGTCCCTACGCTCATCATGAGGATACTCATCAGACCACCGGGCACGAAAGCATAAACACCCAAGACAATTCTGGCAGCCAAATAGATGCCCAGTATCTTTTCTAAAGACGCCGGGAAGGCAACCATGAAAACGGTCGGCGCGTCATCGGAGGCGTTTGGTATCCAGCTGTGAAACGGCATGCTGCCTGCTTTGCCGATGGCACCGAACATCAGGCAGAGAAACCCTACGATTCCGATCCCCTGGATCGGCAGCTTGCTGATTTGGCTGAGATTAGCTGTTCCTGCCAGATAAGTGGTGAGAATGATACCAAACATCAGCAATAGATCTGCCGAACCGGAAATCGTCAGCGCCTTGACTGCCGCAGCGGGATGTTCCTGATTGTTGATCAAGAGAATTCCGAACAAGGTGCAGAGAAGTCCTTCCCAGAAAAACAATAGAATACCGAGGTGATCGGCGAGCATTGCTCCGTTGATCAGGGCAAGACTGAGATAAAGATAGAAGAGATAAAGGCCCTGATAAGACACACGGCTGAGATTGGCTACCGTATAGAGGGCAATCAGACAGAACATGGCTGCCGTAAAAGTCAGGAAAAAGGTGGAAAAGGCATAGGAACGCAGAGAAAATTCAAAGCCGAACGCCGTAAACGGCAGTTTCGCAGAAAATTCAGCGGAAGTATATAAGCTAAACGAAAAAACCAGATTAGCGATCGCTGCCGCCGCCGCGGTAACTGCCTGCAGGACCGTTTGCTTGCGGAAAAGCCAGAGTAAACTGCCGCTGATGATCGGCAGCCCGACCATACAGAGCAGGAGATGATTGTTCACTTGAAGAAATTCAGCGATGACATGCAGCATTTATAGTCCACCCCCATAAGCAATCATTGCGAGCTGGGACGGCAGATAAATGAAGATACCCAGCAAAAGTGCCACAATTCCCAGTGTCATCACACTGGCAACCATGATCGGTGTCCCTTCTTTGACTTCCGGATTCGTCTGAGGTCCCAAAAATACTTTCACGAAAAGACGGATCAAATACATAACGGTCATCACGGCGCCTAAGATGAAGACTGCCCCGAGTCCGATTTGGTTGGCAGAAACGATTCCATCAATGACCAGGAATTTCGCAAAAAAACCGGAAAAAGGCGGAATTCCCATAACCGAGAAGGCACACAGCAGAAAAGCAACCGCAGTATATGGCATTGTTTTCGCCAAACCACCCATTTTACGGATGTCTTTGGTATGCATATTATGCTCTACAATACCGGCGCAAAGAAATAGCCCGCCCTTTGCCACGCTGTGCGCCAGGATATAGAGAAGTCCTCCAACGAAACCGATTTCATTCCCGCAGGAAAGCCCCAGCAAAATGAAAGCCAACTGACTGATGGTGGAATAAGCCACGACCCGTTTGATATCATTTTCCCGCAGCGCCACACCGGCGCTGATTAAGGCACTGATCGCGGCGATGATTGGCACAACCGTAAGAAAAATACTATCCACCCGGAAGGTGAGAACAAAGAAGCGGGCATAGGCATAAACACCTATCTTGACCAGCACCGCAGCATGTAAAAGCGAGGTTACCGGCGAAGGCGCCACACCGGCATCCGGCAGCCAGCTGTGCAAAGGAAAGGTAGCGGATTTGGATAAAATGCCAAACAGGATCAGGACGACGGTCCAGGCTGGAATGGCGACCCCTTTCATGGCAGTCAGTTCAAAAGTACCGGTCTGCCCATAAATGCCGATGAAACCAACCAACATGATCAAGGCGCCGAGCACTGTGACGATAAACGCTTTGTTGGCCCGCTGAACCG
This genomic window from Negativicutes bacterium contains:
- a CDS encoding NADH-quinone oxidoreductase subunit L, whose product is MNAWVIVAGVLVPLLGALLLPLFGRQSDKLRNGMTLAFVAVGFFCAAAALPAVFAGQPLSFRLALPLGLSFGFYADALAVFMALTASFVSFIIVLYSFGYIKEYENQNEYYMMICLFIGAMMGLVYSTNLIAIYTFWEISALCCWRLIGFYREEIPVQRANKAFIVTVLGALIMLVGFIGIYGQTGTFELTAMKGVAIPAWTVVLILFGILSKSATFPLHSWLPDAGVAPSPVTSLLHAAVLVKIGVYAYARFFVLTFRVDSIFLTVVPIIAAISALISAGVALRENDIKRVVAYSTISQLAFILLGLSCGNEIGFVGGLLYILAHSVAKGGLFLCAGIVEHNMHTKDIRKMGGLAKTMPYTAVAFLLCAFSVMGIPPFSGFFAKFLVIDGIVSANQIGLGAVFILGAVMTVMYLIRLFVKVFLGPQTNPEVKEGTPIMVASVMTLGIVALLLGIFIYLPSQLAMIAYGGGL
- a CDS encoding NADH-quinone oxidoreductase subunit L, translating into MLHVIAEFLQVNNHLLLCMVGLPIISGSLLWLFRKQTVLQAVTAAAAAIANLVFSFSLYTSAEFSAKLPFTAFGFEFSLRSYAFSTFFLTFTAAMFCLIALYTVANLSRVSYQGLYLFYLYLSLALINGAMLADHLGILLFFWEGLLCTLFGILLINNQEHPAAAVKALTISGSADLLLMFGIILTTYLAGTANLSQISKLPIQGIGIVGFLCLMFGAIGKAGSMPFHSWIPNASDDAPTVFMVAFPASLEKILGIYLAARIVLGVYAFVPGGLMSILMMSVGTATIVFAVAMALIQKDMKRLLSYHAISQLGYMVLGIGSGLPVGIIGGLFHLVNNALYKTGLFMISGSIERNAGTIDLHQLSGLRKKMPITALCFLIFAFSIAGFPGFNGFFSKELIFDAALEIHPVFYLGALLGALMTALSFLKIGRSLFFGKLQLPKGKKDIKETKLGMLIPIVILAALCLLFGLGNSLPLDRLLGPVLGYEESFSGWPHSAVLVAISVAVLCLATADHIYGAKRTGSALTAADHIHNAAGLKQIYYWAEKGIFDPYRWLLAITGGFSFVCLKIEYGVSWVYDIGVPGLVTAVGTALHRFDNGSLPRYLALAIVGLALITLLFLITLPS